In the Acidobacteriota bacterium genome, one interval contains:
- a CDS encoding carotenoid oxygenase family protein, whose product MQDHAPWLERAFDFVPEERRYPITNIEGQVPSFVRGEYFLNGPARFQRGDLKYRHWLDGDGMVCRLRFGTDEVLFSNRFVRTPKWKREEEAGQALFRTFGTAFQGDRLNQRGTGLESPANVSVYEHGEHLLAFGEQGLPYLLNRESLDTEKLHTFQDRLSEVTPFSAHPKIDPHSGELFNFGIAFSALRPNLIVYRFDAEGELVMRKRHPLDAPISLHDFGLSRNYTCFFLSPYLLDMKVLMDGGCLLDALTFTHEESSRLVIAARESGGQRADLKVGPGYCLHVINAWEEDQRLHVDVVQLDEPAYPHYQEIPQLFCDVGLGRPLRCTVDTGTWELVERRQLGYDRAPDFPSTDPRLQTGPYDDFWMLGISKAGTSGRKFFDQLVHCRWSEPSLDDVYQAPPGHYLGGEPIFLPDPQSEKGVIICQVFQAEERDASFALFDPVDVAAGPVARLHLEHPVPPLFHASWSPAEGPGYDESYKPGDDWFKK is encoded by the coding sequence GTGCAGGATCACGCCCCTTGGCTGGAACGAGCCTTTGATTTCGTCCCCGAAGAACGCCGATACCCGATTACCAACATCGAGGGCCAGGTGCCGTCGTTCGTTCGGGGCGAGTATTTTCTCAACGGTCCGGCGCGTTTTCAGCGGGGCGACCTCAAGTACCGTCATTGGCTGGACGGCGATGGAATGGTGTGCCGCTTACGTTTCGGAACCGACGAAGTGCTCTTCAGCAACCGCTTCGTGCGCACTCCCAAGTGGAAGCGGGAAGAAGAAGCCGGGCAGGCTCTTTTCCGCACCTTCGGCACGGCCTTCCAAGGGGACCGTCTCAACCAGCGCGGCACGGGACTGGAATCCCCCGCCAACGTCAGCGTCTATGAGCACGGCGAGCACTTGCTGGCTTTCGGGGAGCAGGGGCTGCCCTATCTGCTCAACCGCGAAAGCCTCGACACGGAGAAGCTGCACACCTTTCAGGACCGGCTGAGCGAGGTGACCCCCTTTTCCGCTCACCCCAAGATCGATCCCCACAGCGGGGAGCTCTTCAACTTCGGTATCGCCTTTTCGGCCTTGCGTCCCAACCTCATCGTCTACCGTTTCGACGCCGAGGGAGAGCTGGTAATGCGCAAGCGTCATCCTCTCGACGCCCCCATCTCGCTGCACGATTTCGGGCTCAGCCGCAACTATACTTGCTTCTTTCTCAGTCCCTACCTACTCGACATGAAGGTCCTGATGGATGGCGGCTGCCTCCTCGATGCACTCACCTTCACGCACGAGGAATCCAGCCGCCTGGTCATCGCGGCCCGTGAATCAGGCGGCCAGCGCGCCGATCTCAAGGTAGGCCCAGGCTATTGCCTGCACGTGATCAACGCCTGGGAAGAGGACCAGCGGCTCCACGTCGACGTCGTTCAACTGGACGAACCCGCCTATCCCCACTATCAAGAGATTCCCCAGCTCTTTTGCGACGTGGGTCTGGGCCGTCCGCTGCGCTGCACGGTGGACACCGGCACCTGGGAGCTGGTCGAGAGGCGGCAACTGGGCTACGACCGGGCTCCCGACTTTCCCTCCACCGACCCGCGCCTGCAGACAGGGCCCTATGACGACTTCTGGATGCTGGGCATCTCCAAGGCCGGGACCTCGGGACGCAAGTTCTTCGACCAACTGGTCCATTGCCGTTGGAGCGAGCCTTCGCTCGACGACGTCTATCAAGCCCCGCCGGGGCATTACCTGGGGGGCGAACCGATCTTTCTCCCCGATCCGCAGAGCGAAAAGGGAGTGATCATTTGCCAGGTCTTCCAGGCCGAGGAGCGCGACGCCTCCTTCGCACTCTTCGACCCTGTCGACGTGGCCGCCGGCCCCGTTGCCCGGCTCCATCTCGAACACCCCGTTCCTCCTCTCTTTCACGCGTCCTGGAGCCCTGCAGAGGGCCCCGGCTACGACGAGTCCTACAAACCCGGAGACGACTGGTTCAAGAAGTAA
- a CDS encoding carboxypeptidase-like regulatory domain-containing protein: protein MPRRRTLLILLAILAAALLWLYDQGGGPLLRPPGAAESAAEEGRGEPSSRSEDGQASAQRGSLADRSGYRRGASSAGRLRVFGSVRGPEGELLGGLSLLLVPVSPQFEYQVPRALDLLAQEGGQELPLQLRQQLDRRLPLQTAADGSYQFQLPAEFPLGVLVAQRPGFAPDWGSLDKELAKWRRQMGFDEQAWPRELRFDLQLQPEGRISGRVTERSSGSPAQGAAVEIFEASSARRIEAGGKWVVSGEPLKVALADARGRYGFSGLPPGVYALSAAPGPTAYAVGTADSRRVRLEAGQYLSDVDFSIEAGGTLVVRVTDHSSQPIRGATCAVTPTTERLGPRSLETQALGLGRYGQDSSDAAGRCFLKGLWLGRSYNLLVFHKDLFARAQEEFEIPSDVGRTEVEVKLWRRSMIAGWTVVGSGEPLGDVMVGLKSLHSSGDDAIAVGLRSDEDGAFAFQGLPPGQYRLESNAAGTVALEISLGPGQVEDDLELVVADQWTSLSGWVSDDRGRPLPGASVEIRAPYGQGKKIAVETDSQGRFSEDRLIGDTFDVTASHPEHQHETLRRVDAGRSDLNLVLKRQALVEGRLVDSQGRPITKEGVPIFAAQPYDRPSQGVSTTTREVGVSDDRGRFTLRLLPGKGYLLARTSGYAAGRSSEFQLAPGESVRGLDIVLPQEAQVKGRVVDARGQPVQGAEAVAYEVSKPQAHGRQLPTARLLPGVTGFASSDLQGRFRIDGLPKQNCRITARHPDWASSSTLIVDLSDAKEDPVDVGDLRLRQAGVVEGVLIAEGKPLAHWPITLAAHDYHQERSATDAQGRFHYQEVTPGTVILSAQKGSLAGERRLTLDEGGTLEVRLQLEPKAVIRVKASDLEAGQVYGVEALRQRQPGDPLPSGFFFRTDHQAAPDGTLDLRVEAGVPGEYRVSLFQIRRQGGARIREELGPVICRVRTTLHSGEQELVLKPNSP, encoded by the coding sequence ATGCCGCGTCGTCGAACTTTGCTCATCCTGTTGGCGATTCTCGCCGCGGCCCTCCTGTGGCTCTACGACCAAGGGGGCGGGCCGCTGTTGCGTCCGCCCGGTGCTGCTGAGAGCGCTGCGGAGGAAGGCCGAGGAGAGCCCTCCTCGCGCTCCGAGGACGGGCAAGCTTCCGCCCAGAGAGGAAGCCTGGCTGACCGCTCCGGCTACAGGCGAGGCGCCTCAAGCGCCGGACGCCTGCGGGTGTTCGGTAGCGTACGCGGGCCTGAGGGCGAGCTCTTGGGCGGGCTTTCTCTCCTTTTGGTGCCGGTGTCGCCCCAGTTCGAATACCAGGTCCCGCGAGCACTGGATTTGCTGGCACAAGAGGGCGGCCAGGAGCTCCCCCTGCAACTGCGTCAACAACTCGACCGCCGTTTGCCGTTGCAGACCGCCGCGGACGGCTCTTATCAGTTTCAACTCCCCGCCGAGTTCCCCCTGGGGGTGCTGGTGGCCCAGCGGCCCGGCTTCGCTCCCGACTGGGGAAGCCTGGACAAAGAGCTCGCCAAGTGGCGTCGGCAGATGGGATTTGATGAACAGGCCTGGCCCCGCGAACTTCGATTCGACCTGCAACTGCAACCGGAGGGGCGCATCAGCGGACGCGTCACCGAGAGGTCCAGCGGATCACCGGCCCAGGGTGCCGCCGTGGAAATCTTCGAGGCTTCCTCGGCCCGGCGCATCGAAGCCGGAGGCAAGTGGGTGGTGTCCGGCGAGCCCCTCAAGGTGGCCTTGGCTGATGCCCGAGGACGCTACGGTTTTTCGGGACTGCCCCCGGGGGTCTATGCTCTCTCGGCAGCTCCGGGGCCCACCGCCTACGCCGTGGGCACCGCCGACAGCCGCCGAGTGCGCTTGGAGGCCGGTCAGTACTTGTCTGACGTCGACTTCTCCATTGAGGCAGGCGGAACCCTTGTGGTGCGCGTCACCGATCACTCCAGCCAACCCATCCGCGGCGCCACCTGCGCGGTGACCCCCACCACCGAGAGACTCGGCCCCCGCAGCCTCGAGACCCAGGCTTTAGGATTGGGCCGCTACGGACAGGACTCCTCGGATGCCGCCGGGCGCTGCTTCCTGAAAGGACTGTGGCTGGGACGCTCCTACAACCTGTTGGTCTTCCATAAAGACCTGTTCGCGCGGGCTCAGGAGGAGTTTGAAATCCCCTCCGACGTGGGCAGGACAGAGGTGGAAGTGAAGCTGTGGCGACGGTCCATGATTGCCGGCTGGACCGTGGTCGGATCGGGAGAACCGCTGGGCGATGTCATGGTTGGACTCAAGTCCCTGCATTCTTCGGGCGACGATGCCATAGCCGTGGGTCTGCGCTCCGATGAGGACGGCGCCTTCGCCTTTCAGGGCCTGCCGCCGGGACAGTATCGGCTGGAAAGCAACGCCGCGGGTACGGTCGCGCTGGAAATCTCCCTGGGGCCCGGCCAAGTTGAAGATGACCTGGAACTGGTAGTTGCCGATCAATGGACCTCGCTCTCGGGCTGGGTGTCCGACGACAGGGGCCGACCGCTGCCGGGAGCCAGCGTGGAGATCCGCGCACCTTACGGTCAGGGCAAGAAGATAGCGGTCGAGACCGACTCGCAGGGCAGATTCAGCGAGGACCGCCTGATCGGAGACACCTTCGATGTCACGGCAAGCCACCCCGAACATCAGCACGAGACCCTGCGCCGGGTGGATGCGGGCAGGTCGGACTTGAACCTGGTGCTGAAAAGGCAGGCCCTGGTCGAAGGACGCCTGGTCGATTCCCAGGGGCGCCCCATCACCAAGGAAGGCGTGCCCATCTTCGCGGCCCAGCCCTATGATCGTCCTAGCCAAGGAGTTAGTACTACCACCCGGGAAGTCGGAGTCAGCGACGATCGGGGACGCTTCACTCTACGACTGCTGCCGGGCAAGGGCTATCTGTTGGCCAGGACCTCCGGCTACGCGGCCGGGAGGAGCAGCGAGTTCCAACTGGCACCCGGAGAATCGGTCCGCGGCCTGGATATCGTCCTTCCCCAGGAAGCCCAAGTCAAGGGCCGCGTCGTGGACGCCCGCGGACAACCCGTGCAGGGAGCCGAGGCCGTGGCCTACGAGGTCTCCAAGCCGCAGGCGCACGGACGCCAGCTTCCCACCGCACGGTTGCTCCCCGGCGTCACCGGCTTTGCCAGCAGCGACTTGCAGGGGCGCTTCCGCATCGACGGCTTGCCCAAACAGAACTGCCGGATCACGGCCCGGCATCCCGATTGGGCTTCCTCCTCCACCTTGATCGTGGATTTGAGCGATGCAAAGGAAGATCCAGTCGACGTAGGCGACCTGCGCCTGCGGCAAGCAGGAGTTGTCGAGGGAGTGCTGATCGCCGAAGGGAAGCCGCTGGCCCACTGGCCGATCACCCTTGCAGCCCATGACTATCACCAGGAACGCTCGGCCACCGACGCCCAAGGGCGATTTCACTACCAAGAGGTGACCCCCGGGACGGTCATCCTCAGCGCCCAAAAAGGTTCCCTGGCGGGCGAACGCCGCTTGACCTTGGACGAAGGCGGCACCTTGGAGGTTCGTCTGCAACTCGAGCCCAAGGCGGTCATTCGAGTCAAAGCGTCCGACCTGGAAGCCGGCCAGGTCTATGGGGTGGAAGCCCTCCGCCAGCGGCAGCCGGGCGACCCTCTGCCCAGCGGTTTCTTCTTCAGGACCGATCACCAAGCTGCGCCGGACGGTACTTTGGATCTCCGCGTCGAGGCCGGGGTCCCCGGAGAATATCGGGTCAGCCTTTTTCAGATCCGCAGGCAAGGCGGAGCCCGCATCAGGGAAGAGTTGGGCCCCGTGATCTGCCGCGTCCGGACCACGCTGCACTCCGGCGAGCAAGAGCTTGTCCTCAAGCCCAATTCTCCATGA
- a CDS encoding homoserine dehydrogenase encodes MSTLQFPLRETGPRPLPGQRARTLRIGLLGAGKVGQAFLELCRRERDYFLSRGLQLDPVAALVRDASLPRRGLPPRALLTSDPLRFLAVRCDVVVEALGGLEPARSLVAYCLKAGIPVVTANKSLLADHGSELAGLARQAATELRVEAAALAGVPFIATLQERPLAGRFRLLQGILNGTCNFLITELQRGETLPQALAEAQRLGLAEPDPANDIDGQDGAEKLALLCQHLVGRRIEVTGLEKRTLRDLSPLDLEAARDLGGVLRPLVWARLLEDSVEAFTGPAFLPSSHLLSAVGGVDNGLLLEPHCESVSTPDGSGRLFYRGAGAGPKVTAATLLDDLWQAVHSSSAGRLGHASSRQPRETVLRPPRTPWFVRIERQDSCADAGLDDVLALLADHGIHCRGSVEKAQYLWILTSTASKPHIEEACQALAEAASAACLPLRALEVTHV; translated from the coding sequence ATGAGTACACTACAATTTCCTCTTCGAGAAACGGGTCCGCGTCCACTGCCGGGCCAGCGGGCCCGGACGCTCCGCATCGGACTGCTGGGAGCCGGGAAGGTGGGACAGGCCTTTCTCGAGCTGTGCCGCCGGGAAAGGGACTATTTCTTGTCCCGCGGACTGCAACTCGATCCGGTAGCGGCTTTAGTCCGCGATGCTTCCCTCCCCCGCCGCGGACTACCGCCTCGAGCGCTTCTCACCTCCGATCCGCTGCGCTTCCTGGCGGTTCGCTGCGACGTGGTGGTGGAAGCCCTGGGCGGCCTCGAGCCGGCGCGTTCGCTGGTGGCCTACTGCCTCAAGGCGGGGATCCCTGTGGTCACGGCCAACAAGTCGCTGCTGGCGGATCACGGCAGCGAACTGGCCGGCTTGGCCCGTCAAGCGGCGACAGAACTGCGAGTGGAAGCCGCCGCTCTGGCCGGCGTTCCCTTCATCGCCACCCTGCAAGAGCGTCCTCTGGCGGGACGCTTCCGCCTCCTGCAAGGAATCCTCAATGGCACCTGCAACTTCCTCATCACCGAATTGCAACGGGGTGAAACACTGCCCCAGGCGCTGGCCGAGGCCCAGCGGCTTGGCTTGGCCGAGCCCGACCCCGCCAACGATATCGACGGCCAGGACGGTGCCGAAAAGCTGGCTTTGCTGTGTCAGCACCTGGTGGGACGGCGCATCGAGGTGACGGGACTGGAAAAGCGCACCCTGCGCGATCTTTCGCCCCTCGACCTGGAGGCGGCCCGAGACCTGGGAGGCGTGCTGCGTCCGCTGGTTTGGGCGCGCCTGCTGGAGGACTCGGTGGAAGCCTTTACGGGACCTGCCTTCCTGCCCTCCAGTCACCTGCTGTCAGCCGTCGGAGGAGTCGACAACGGACTGCTGCTGGAACCGCATTGCGAGTCGGTCTCCACGCCGGACGGCAGCGGCAGGCTGTTTTACCGGGGAGCAGGCGCGGGTCCCAAAGTGACGGCTGCAACCCTGCTCGACGACCTGTGGCAGGCGGTCCACTCTTCTTCGGCGGGGAGGCTCGGTCATGCCTCAAGCCGCCAGCCCCGGGAGACGGTCCTGCGTCCTCCCCGTACGCCCTGGTTTGTGCGCATCGAACGCCAGGACTCCTGCGCCGATGCCGGACTGGACGATGTCCTGGCCCTGCTGGCCGACCACGGCATCCATTGCCGAGGCAGTGTCGAGAAGGCCCAATACCTCTGGATATTGACCAGCACCGCCTCCAAACCTCACATTGAAGAAGCCTGTCAAGCCTT